One genomic window of Corythoichthys intestinalis isolate RoL2023-P3 chromosome 18, ASM3026506v1, whole genome shotgun sequence includes the following:
- the kptn gene encoding KICSTOR complex protein kaptin isoform X2: MDRELYPFAEDSFSRFPSQSNIYGLCQAGEHELLAATLKGKVVSFTYQELQQKIRPVAKEVQFTYIPVDAEIVSIDAFNKSSPKSGLVVGITFIKDSGDKATPFLNIYCDYEPGSEFNLESIAQSCLNLELQFTPFQLYHTEVQRDDSVRETVFLLSGHDQRVHLYKENASLHQFEEQPVERLFPELQQLPSNVLWMDMLCIPGGQRLSAFGCQNGCVGLAVVKQYPPVLQSWRVQFDSPISIVLLFPLIGQTELPSGEKGFGNEGYNLLVTSTIEMAVVYRNVQEKGLSQSLFLAESDQWDAVLCALVIDLDFDGQKEVLLGTYGQELLCYKFQHAAAGEEGHFQLLWRRSFKSPLLSIIYLDLTGDGLRELAILTLKGLHILQHSLTSTADLVLKRLARRVEALTVNSKPEPTEDRQTPGII; this comes from the exons ATGGACCGAGAGTTGTATCCCTTTGCTGAGGACAGTTTTAGCCGCTTCCCATCGCAAAGCAATATTTACGGACTTTGTCAAGCAGGAGAGCATGAGCTGCTAGCGGCTACACTTAAAGGGAAGGTGGTCAGCTTCACATACCAGGAACTACAGCAGAAAATAAGACCAGTAGCAAAAGAAGTTCAGTTCACCTACATACCAG TTGATGCAGAGATTGTCTCAATTGATGCATTCAATAagtcttcacccaaaagtggccTTGTTGTCGGCATCACATTTATCAAG GACTCAGGTGACAAAGCCACCCCTTTCCTGAACATCTACTGTGACTATGAGCCTGGCTCAGAGTTCAACCTAGAATCTATTGCGC AAAGTTGTCTCAATCTGGAATTGCAGTTCACACCCTTCCAGCTATACCACACGGA aGTGCAAAGGGATGACAGCGTCAGAGAAACTGTGTTTCTTCTCAGTGGTCACGACCAGAGAGTCCACCTGTACAAggag AATGCATCACTGCACCAGTTTGAAGAGCAGCCGGTGGAGAGACTCTTTCCAGAGCTACAGCAATTGCCCAGCAA TGTGTTATGGATGGACATGTTGTGCATACCTGGAGGCCAACGACTGTCGGCATTTGGCTGTCAAAATGGCTGTGTTGGACTAGCTGTGGTCAAACAGTATCCACCAG TTTTGCAGAGCTGGCGTGTTCAGTTCGACAGTCCCATCTCCATTGTGCTGCTATTTCCTCTCATCGGCCAAACAGAGCTGCCGAGTGGAGAAAAAG GTTTTGGTAATGAAGGCTACAATCTACTGGTGACCAGTACAATAGAAATGGCAGTTGTCTACAG AAATGTCCAGGAGAAAGGCCTGTCCCAATCGCTATTCCTCGCTGAGAGTGACCAGTGGGATGCAGTGCTTTGTGCTTTGGTTATTGATCTGGATTTTGATGGGCAGAAAGAGGTGCTGCTAGGAACATATGGGCAG gagcttctctgttacaaattcCAACACGCAGCAGCAGGAGAGGAGGGACATTTTCAGTTGTTGTGGCGACGGAGTTTCAAGAGTCCTTTGCTGTCAATCATCTACTTAGACCTGACAGGGGATGGTTTGAGAGAGCTGGCTATCCTCACGCTGAAGGGACTGCATATCTTACAG
- the kptn gene encoding KICSTOR complex protein kaptin isoform X1, whose product MDRELYPFAEDSFSRFPSQSNIYGLCQAGEHELLAATLKGKVVSFTYQELQQKIRPVAKEVQFTYIPVDAEIVSIDAFNKSSPKSGLVVGITFIKDSGDKATPFLNIYCDYEPGSEFNLESIAQSCLNLELQFTPFQLYHTEVQRDDSVRETVFLLSGHDQRVHLYKENASLHQFEEQPVERLFPELQQLPSNVLWMDMLCIPGGQRLSAFGCQNGCVGLAVVKQYPPEVLQSWRVQFDSPISIVLLFPLIGQTELPSGEKGFGNEGYNLLVTSTIEMAVVYRNVQEKGLSQSLFLAESDQWDAVLCALVIDLDFDGQKEVLLGTYGQELLCYKFQHAAAGEEGHFQLLWRRSFKSPLLSIIYLDLTGDGLRELAILTLKGLHILQHSLTSTADLVLKRLARRVEALTVNSKPEPTEDRQTPGII is encoded by the exons ATGGACCGAGAGTTGTATCCCTTTGCTGAGGACAGTTTTAGCCGCTTCCCATCGCAAAGCAATATTTACGGACTTTGTCAAGCAGGAGAGCATGAGCTGCTAGCGGCTACACTTAAAGGGAAGGTGGTCAGCTTCACATACCAGGAACTACAGCAGAAAATAAGACCAGTAGCAAAAGAAGTTCAGTTCACCTACATACCAG TTGATGCAGAGATTGTCTCAATTGATGCATTCAATAagtcttcacccaaaagtggccTTGTTGTCGGCATCACATTTATCAAG GACTCAGGTGACAAAGCCACCCCTTTCCTGAACATCTACTGTGACTATGAGCCTGGCTCAGAGTTCAACCTAGAATCTATTGCGC AAAGTTGTCTCAATCTGGAATTGCAGTTCACACCCTTCCAGCTATACCACACGGA aGTGCAAAGGGATGACAGCGTCAGAGAAACTGTGTTTCTTCTCAGTGGTCACGACCAGAGAGTCCACCTGTACAAggag AATGCATCACTGCACCAGTTTGAAGAGCAGCCGGTGGAGAGACTCTTTCCAGAGCTACAGCAATTGCCCAGCAA TGTGTTATGGATGGACATGTTGTGCATACCTGGAGGCCAACGACTGTCGGCATTTGGCTGTCAAAATGGCTGTGTTGGACTAGCTGTGGTCAAACAGTATCCACCAG AAGTTTTGCAGAGCTGGCGTGTTCAGTTCGACAGTCCCATCTCCATTGTGCTGCTATTTCCTCTCATCGGCCAAACAGAGCTGCCGAGTGGAGAAAAAG GTTTTGGTAATGAAGGCTACAATCTACTGGTGACCAGTACAATAGAAATGGCAGTTGTCTACAG AAATGTCCAGGAGAAAGGCCTGTCCCAATCGCTATTCCTCGCTGAGAGTGACCAGTGGGATGCAGTGCTTTGTGCTTTGGTTATTGATCTGGATTTTGATGGGCAGAAAGAGGTGCTGCTAGGAACATATGGGCAG gagcttctctgttacaaattcCAACACGCAGCAGCAGGAGAGGAGGGACATTTTCAGTTGTTGTGGCGACGGAGTTTCAAGAGTCCTTTGCTGTCAATCATCTACTTAGACCTGACAGGGGATGGTTTGAGAGAGCTGGCTATCCTCACGCTGAAGGGACTGCATATCTTACAG